The following are encoded together in the Coffea arabica cultivar ET-39 chromosome 1c, Coffea Arabica ET-39 HiFi, whole genome shotgun sequence genome:
- the LOC113743082 gene encoding cytochrome P450 714C2-like: protein MGMIKLIRESAMTLIDVWNNMIEAKGGAADIKIDQHMRSFSGDVISKACFGSDYSKGGEIFVKLRALLECASKKGFSFGIPFMKCLPTKSNREAWAPEKDLRTLILKVVKERNEVVTRRTCCKRFSGRSSEQCPDATDSFIVDNCKNIYLAGFETTALAATCCLMLLAANPEWQERVRGEVLGVCDGQAPDNDTIRKMKLLSVAINESLRLYPPVAIMSIEVFEEMKFGGVHVPKGVNIWALVLTLHTDPEVWGADSYQFNPDRFANGACKLPHLYMPFGVGPRVCLGQHLASAELKILLSLILSNFSFTLSPTYIHSPTLNLVIEPEHGVDLNVKKV, encoded by the exons ATG GGAATGATAAAGCTGATTCGAGAGTCTGCCATGACTTTAATAGACGTGTGGAACAACATGATTGAGGCCAAAGGTGGTGCAGCTGATATAAAGATTGACCAGCATATGAGGAGCTTCTCAGGCGATGTAATATCGAAAGCATGCTTCGGGAGCGATTATTCAAAAGGAGGAGAGATCTTCGTCAAACTCAGAGCTCTTCTGGAATGTGCTTCCAAGAAGGGTTTCAGCTTTGGCATTCCATTCATGAA GTGCCTTCCCACAAAGAGCAACAGGGAAGCATGGGCACCGGAGAAGGATTTGAGAACATTGATTTTGAAAGTTGTGAAGGAAAGGAATGAAGTGGTTACGAGAAGGACCTGCTGCAAACGGTTCTCTGGAAGGAGCAGTGAACAGTGCCCAGATGCAACCGACAGCTTCATAGTCGACAACTGCAAAAACATATACTTGGCTGGCTTTGAAACCACTGCCCTGGCAGCCACATGTTGTTTGATGCTGTTAGCAGCTAATCCAGAATGGCAAGAACGCGTTCGTGGTGAGGTCCTTGGCGTTTGTGATGGCCAAGCTCCTGACAACGACACGATTAGGAAAATGAAGCTG CTAAGTGTGGCGATTAATGAGTCCTTACGCCTCTATCCTCCAGTTGCGATCATGTCTATAGAGGTTTTCGAGGAAATGAAATTTGGGGGCGTTCACGTGCCAAAAGGCGTGAATATTTGGGCACTCGTCTTGACTTTACACACAGATCCTGAAGTCTGGGGAGCAGATTCCTACCAGTTCAATCCAGACAGGTTTGCAAATGGGGCTTGCAAGCTTCCGCACTTATATATGCCATTTGGAGTTGGCCCAAGGGTGTGCCTTGGACAGCACTTGGCATCGGCGGAACTCAAGATTTTGTTGTCTCTCATTttgtcaaatttcagttttacccTCTCCCCTACTTATATTCATTCCCCGACTTTAAACCTGGTTATAGAGCCTGAACATGGAGTTGATCTGAATGTGAAGAAGGTATAA